The following proteins are co-located in the Acinetobacter shaoyimingii genome:
- the putP gene encoding sodium/proline symporter PutP — MNFLNPTVVTFLFYIVVMICIGLYAYRKTTDFSDYILGGRSLGSFVTALSAGASDMSGWLLMGLPGAIFVAGLSESWIAIGLIIGAWFNWYLVAGKLRVHTEIQNNALTLPDYFTYRFGDTKKVLRIISALVILVFFAIYCASGMVAGARLFENLFGMDYTTALWISAIATMSYVCIGGFLAISWTDTFQAGLMIFALLLAPIMTYFAIGDTSQFTQLIETARPHASNMFTGISTIAIISSLAWGLGYFGQPHILVRFMAADSVRSIPNARRIGMIWMVLCLAGAVAVGYIGIAYFQLHPELAAGVQKNPETIFIELTKILFNPWVAGVILAAILAAVMSTLSCQLLVCSSTLTEDLYKAFLRKTASEKELVWVGRLMVLAITVLAIILAMNPESKVLGLVAYAWAGFGAAFGPLILLSLFWRRMTTNGALVGMIVGAVTVILWKNTMGHIGLYEIVPGFILSFISIIVVSLMGKPPTQDVEQRFDQANEIYEREMKNI, encoded by the coding sequence ATGAATTTTCTCAACCCCACAGTGGTCACATTTTTATTTTATATCGTGGTCATGATATGTATTGGACTATATGCATATAGAAAAACCACCGACTTTTCCGACTATATTTTAGGTGGTCGTAGTTTAGGTAGCTTTGTTACTGCACTTTCTGCAGGCGCATCCGACATGAGTGGTTGGTTGCTTATGGGTTTACCGGGTGCAATTTTCGTCGCTGGTCTTTCTGAGTCATGGATTGCCATTGGTTTAATTATTGGCGCTTGGTTTAACTGGTATTTGGTTGCAGGGAAACTTCGTGTCCATACAGAAATTCAAAATAATGCCCTGACACTTCCAGATTATTTCACCTATCGTTTTGGCGATACCAAGAAAGTTCTACGGATTATTTCCGCACTTGTTATTTTAGTTTTTTTTGCGATTTATTGCGCTTCAGGCATGGTTGCAGGTGCTCGCCTGTTTGAAAATTTATTTGGTATGGATTACACCACAGCCTTATGGATTAGTGCAATTGCGACCATGAGTTATGTATGTATTGGTGGATTCTTGGCCATCAGTTGGACCGACACCTTTCAGGCAGGTTTAATGATTTTTGCCTTGTTACTTGCGCCAATCATGACATATTTCGCCATTGGTGATACTAGTCAATTTACTCAACTGATTGAAACTGCACGTCCACATGCATCAAATATGTTTACAGGTATTAGTACCATTGCGATTATATCCTCATTGGCTTGGGGCTTAGGCTATTTTGGTCAACCGCATATTTTAGTGCGTTTTATGGCAGCAGATTCGGTACGCTCCATTCCAAATGCACGTCGTATTGGAATGATCTGGATGGTGCTATGTTTAGCTGGTGCGGTAGCGGTTGGTTATATTGGCATCGCTTATTTCCAATTACACCCTGAATTGGCTGCAGGAGTTCAAAAAAATCCTGAAACGATCTTTATTGAACTCACCAAAATTCTATTCAACCCTTGGGTCGCAGGCGTAATTTTAGCTGCAATTTTAGCTGCTGTCATGAGTACATTAAGCTGCCAGTTGTTGGTGTGTTCAAGTACATTGACAGAAGATTTATATAAAGCTTTTTTACGCAAAACAGCCAGTGAAAAAGAGTTGGTTTGGGTCGGTCGTTTGATGGTATTGGCTATTACTGTATTGGCCATTATTTTAGCCATGAACCCTGAAAGTAAAGTATTGGGCTTGGTTGCCTATGCTTGGGCAGGTTTCGGTGCAGCCTTCGGTCCATTGATTCTTTTATCACTGTTCTGGCGTCGTATGACCACCAATGGCGCTTTGGTGGGAATGATCGTCGGTGCTGTAACGGTGATCTTGTGGAAAAACACCATGGGGCATATCGGTTTATATGAAATTGTGCCGGGCTTTATCTTGTCATTTATCAGCATCATTGTGGTCAGCTTGATGGGTAAACCGCCTACACAAGACGTTGAACAACGTTTTGATCAAGCCAATGAAATCTATGAACGTGAAATGAAAAATATTTAA
- a CDS encoding Lrp/AsnC ligand binding domain-containing protein, translated as MSAASLTLDRIDIKILDILQKDGRISNIKLAEAVNLSATAALARVQKLTNEGFILGFEAKLNPVLLDANFVVFVEILLDKTTPHVLEDFSEAVVEYPEIVACHMISGGFDFLVKIRCQNMEDFRRISGQTLWQLPGVKETRSYPVMEVIKDSSQFKLPQKVK; from the coding sequence ATGTCTGCTGCTTCTTTAACCCTTGATCGAATCGATATAAAAATTTTGGACATCCTGCAAAAAGATGGTCGGATTTCAAATATTAAATTGGCTGAGGCGGTCAATCTTTCAGCTACCGCTGCATTAGCGAGAGTGCAAAAACTCACCAATGAAGGTTTTATTTTAGGCTTCGAAGCCAAGCTTAATCCTGTACTTTTGGACGCCAATTTTGTGGTATTTGTTGAAATTTTGCTCGATAAAACCACACCACATGTACTGGAGGACTTCTCAGAAGCTGTGGTTGAATACCCTGAAATTGTGGCATGTCATATGATCAGTGGTGGATTCGATTTTCTGGTGAAGATTCGTTGCCAAAATATGGAAGATTTCCGCCGTATTTCTGGACAGACTTTATGGCAATTGCCTGGAGTCAAAGAAACGCGAAGCTATCCAGTCATGGAAGTTATTAAAGACAGCTCACAATTTAAACTACCACAAAAAGTAAAATGA
- the putA gene encoding trifunctional transcriptional regulator/proline dehydrogenase/L-glutamate gamma-semialdehyde dehydrogenase translates to MNTFEITATESLKPSLDYITAFSEKSEFELAINTAWRRAEPECVENLIEHTQIDAELNQKIYATAFNLAHSLRERKSSGGKAGIVQGLLQEFALSSQEGIALMCLAEALLRIPDSATRDLLIRDKINQGNWKEHLGQSQLMFVNAAAWGLMLTGKLMETPKQTSLSSMLTSLLARSGRGIIRKAVDVAMRMMGEQFVTGETIEEALKHAETLEDKGFRYSYDMLGEAALTEHDADRYMDDYTQAIHAIGKASKDKDVYTGPGISIKLSALHPRYQRAQVARMHDELYPKVLNLALLAKQYDIGLNIDAEETDRLEISLELLERLCFEPALADWKGIGFVIQAYQKRCFYVVDYIIDLAKRSHKRLMIRLVKGAYWDSEIKKAQIDGMDDYPVFTRKVHTDLSYIACAKKLLAAPEQIYPQFATHNAQTLATIYHLADPSTYYAGQYEFQCLHGMGEPLYEQVVGQRSDHKLGVPCRIYAPVGNHETLLAYLVRRLLENGANTSFVNRIADKTLKVEDLIENPVHEIESNAKQSGHVGEKHHAIPLPVDLLQPVRTNSKGIDLANDADLEELNAIVAQYSKQQWQSHSLIDGLSFDGFQQGKAESIINPADHHDVVGVVYEATSEQVNQALVNAQNAAPIWRSIHPDDRAQMLMKAADLMENRMQELMVLLCRESGKTYANGIAEVREAVDFLRYYAAQAQSFKVDAQLKPLGTVLCISPWNFPLAIFTGQLSAALAVGNCVIAKPAEQTPLIASEAVKILWEAGVPHSALQLIPGRGETIGSQLSQDERIQGIMFTGSTEVAKILHKTVSKRLSPAGLPIPLIAETGGQNAMIVDSSALTEQVVLDAVNSAFDSAGQRCSALRVLCVQKDNADTLIKMLKGAMQQLNVGNPKYLNTDVGPVIDTEAQDNIQKHIETMRAKGYPVHQLMRNTHQNDLLAGTFIAPTLIELPNLNDLKREVFGPVLHVITYKYGELDQLLKQINDKGYGLTMGLHTRIDETIQTVIAKAHVGNLYINRNIVGAVVGVQPFGGEGLSGTGPKAGGPMYLYKLMQPSSISFNRPFGTLNQIAKPEHNEAYLAFQNWAKKQYAQHDLAQIDSPIGIYELPGPTGEDNHYTVLARQRVLSIAKKDIQYLKQMASILAIGSEVVVLDTNSFIIKNMQSMPEALRKRIHIIQDVQTGDFDAVLHVGNEQELMQLQTKIAQRDGAIIAITHLSDDQAISLEPLLIERALSVNTAAAGGNASLMTLQD, encoded by the coding sequence ATGAACACATTTGAAATAACAGCAACTGAATCTTTGAAGCCGAGCTTAGATTACATTACAGCGTTTTCTGAGAAATCAGAATTTGAACTCGCGATAAATACTGCATGGAGACGTGCAGAACCTGAATGCGTCGAGAATCTAATTGAACATACGCAAATTGATGCTGAACTCAATCAAAAAATTTATGCCACTGCGTTCAATTTAGCACATAGCTTACGGGAACGTAAAAGCTCAGGTGGTAAAGCAGGTATTGTACAAGGCTTATTACAAGAATTCGCCCTCTCTTCTCAAGAAGGCATTGCCCTCATGTGTTTGGCAGAAGCGTTATTACGTATTCCTGACAGCGCAACTCGTGACTTACTCATCCGTGACAAAATTAATCAAGGCAACTGGAAAGAACATCTAGGTCAAAGCCAGCTCATGTTTGTCAATGCCGCAGCTTGGGGTTTAATGCTGACAGGCAAGCTGATGGAAACACCGAAGCAAACCAGTTTGTCGAGTATGTTGACGTCCCTACTTGCACGTAGTGGTCGCGGGATTATCCGTAAAGCGGTTGATGTTGCTATGCGTATGATGGGTGAACAGTTCGTCACAGGTGAAACCATTGAAGAAGCATTAAAGCATGCTGAAACTTTAGAAGATAAAGGCTTTCGTTACTCATATGACATGTTAGGTGAAGCTGCTTTAACTGAGCATGATGCGGATCGTTATATGGATGATTATACGCAAGCCATTCACGCAATTGGTAAAGCATCTAAAGATAAAGATGTCTATACTGGCCCTGGTATCTCCATTAAATTATCTGCGTTGCATCCACGTTATCAACGTGCGCAAGTTGCTCGCATGCATGATGAACTTTATCCAAAAGTCTTAAATTTGGCTTTACTCGCAAAGCAATATGATATTGGACTGAATATTGATGCTGAAGAAACAGATCGTTTAGAAATTTCATTAGAACTTCTTGAACGTCTTTGCTTTGAACCAGCACTCGCAGACTGGAAAGGCATCGGTTTTGTCATCCAAGCTTATCAAAAACGATGTTTCTATGTGGTTGACTATATTATCGACTTGGCAAAACGTAGCCACAAACGTTTAATGATTCGTTTAGTAAAAGGTGCGTATTGGGATAGCGAAATCAAAAAAGCACAAATTGATGGTATGGATGATTATCCAGTGTTTACCCGTAAGGTACATACCGATTTGTCTTATATCGCTTGTGCCAAAAAATTACTGGCAGCGCCTGAGCAGATTTACCCTCAATTTGCGACACACAATGCGCAAACGCTTGCGACTATTTACCACTTAGCAGATCCAAGCACGTATTATGCAGGTCAATACGAATTCCAATGCCTACATGGTATGGGTGAACCTTTATATGAACAAGTCGTTGGACAACGTAGTGATCATAAACTTGGTGTACCTTGTCGTATCTACGCACCTGTAGGTAACCATGAAACACTTCTGGCTTATTTGGTTCGTCGTTTATTGGAAAATGGTGCAAATACGTCATTTGTCAATCGTATTGCAGATAAAACGCTTAAAGTTGAAGACTTAATTGAAAACCCAGTGCATGAAATTGAATCAAATGCCAAGCAAAGTGGTCATGTCGGTGAAAAACATCATGCCATTCCATTGCCAGTTGATTTACTCCAACCTGTACGCACCAATTCTAAAGGCATTGATTTAGCAAATGATGCTGATCTTGAAGAATTAAATGCTATTGTTGCTCAATATTCAAAACAACAATGGCAAAGTCATAGCCTAATTGATGGTTTGAGTTTTGATGGTTTCCAGCAAGGTAAAGCTGAATCTATTATCAATCCCGCAGATCACCATGATGTGGTGGGTGTGGTCTATGAGGCAACATCAGAACAGGTCAATCAAGCCTTAGTGAATGCACAAAATGCAGCTCCAATCTGGCGAAGTATTCATCCTGATGATCGTGCACAAATGCTAATGAAAGCTGCAGATTTAATGGAAAACCGCATGCAAGAGCTGATGGTTCTACTCTGCCGTGAAAGTGGTAAAACCTATGCCAATGGTATTGCTGAAGTTCGTGAAGCTGTCGATTTTCTCAGATATTATGCAGCTCAAGCACAGTCCTTTAAAGTTGATGCACAGCTTAAACCATTGGGTACAGTGTTGTGCATTAGTCCATGGAACTTTCCACTGGCGATTTTCACAGGTCAACTTTCTGCGGCACTTGCAGTCGGCAACTGTGTGATTGCTAAGCCTGCTGAACAAACGCCTTTAATTGCATCAGAAGCCGTAAAAATTTTATGGGAAGCGGGAGTCCCACATTCAGCACTTCAACTTATTCCAGGTCGCGGTGAAACAATTGGATCGCAGTTGTCTCAAGATGAACGCATTCAGGGCATCATGTTCACAGGCTCAACCGAAGTAGCAAAAATTTTACATAAAACAGTATCTAAGCGTTTAAGTCCTGCAGGATTACCTATTCCGCTGATAGCAGAAACAGGTGGTCAAAATGCTATGATTGTTGATTCATCAGCATTGACTGAACAGGTGGTATTAGATGCAGTCAATTCAGCTTTTGATAGTGCGGGTCAACGCTGCTCTGCCCTTCGCGTGCTTTGTGTGCAAAAAGACAATGCAGATACGCTCATCAAAATGCTTAAAGGTGCAATGCAACAGCTGAATGTTGGCAATCCTAAATATCTGAATACCGATGTTGGACCCGTAATTGATACCGAAGCGCAAGACAATATTCAAAAACATATTGAAACTATGCGTGCCAAAGGTTATCCAGTTCATCAATTAATGCGCAACACTCATCAAAATGATTTACTTGCAGGCACATTTATAGCACCTACATTAATTGAGTTGCCGAACCTCAATGATTTAAAACGTGAAGTTTTTGGTCCTGTCTTGCATGTCATTACCTATAAATACGGTGAGTTAGATCAATTATTGAAACAAATCAATGATAAAGGCTATGGTTTAACCATGGGTTTACATACCCGTATTGATGAAACGATTCAGACCGTAATAGCAAAAGCCCATGTCGGTAACCTATATATCAACAGAAATATTGTGGGTGCTGTTGTGGGTGTACAACCTTTCGGTGGTGAAGGTTTATCTGGTACAGGACCTAAAGCTGGCGGTCCAATGTATTTGTATAAATTGATGCAACCAAGCTCAATATCATTCAATCGTCCATTTGGAACACTCAATCAGATTGCGAAACCTGAACACAATGAGGCATATCTCGCTTTCCAAAATTGGGCGAAAAAACAATATGCACAACATGATCTTGCACAAATTGATTCACCCATTGGGATATATGAGTTGCCTGGACCAACGGGTGAAGATAATCACTATACGGTTTTAGCAAGACAACGTGTATTGTCCATTGCCAAAAAAGATATTCAATACTTAAAACAGATGGCCAGTATTTTAGCAATTGGCAGTGAAGTTGTTGTTCTAGATACCAACAGTTTTATTATCAAGAACATGCAAAGTATGCCTGAAGCATTACGTAAGCGTATTCATATTATTCAAGATGTACAAACTGGTGATTTCGATGCTGTACTTCATGTGGGTAATGAACAAGAACTCATGCAGTTACAAACTAAAATCGCACAACGTGATGGCGCTATTATTGCAATTACCCACTTAAGTGATGATCAAGCAATTTCACTTGAACCTTTGCTTATCGAACGTGCTTTAAGTGTAAATACTGCTGCCGCGGGTGGTAATGCAAGTTTAATGACACTGCAAGATTAA
- the pepN gene encoding aminopeptidase N: MNIAANPVVEADQTVYLKDYQKPTFLVESINLDIQVFADHTNVNSTLVMKRQTQGDLVLLGRDLELKSIQLNGEQLSNSQYVLDSEQLVIKNAPDHAIIETSVVIHPETNTQLEGLYLAGGDLFVTQNEPEGFRKITFYPDRPDVLAEFTTRVEADKKFPVLLANGNLLEKGEAGEGRHYAIWQDPTKKPSYLFACVIGDLAVLKGSYVTSEGRNVALEIYAEEKDIPKCHIAMEALKHSMRWDEEHYGRPYDLDNYMIVATSQFNMGAMENKGLNIFNTSCVLADEEFTTDAAIMRVQSVIAHEYFHNWTGNRITCRDWFQLCLKEGLTVFRDQSFSEDLQSAAVQRIDDVAVLKAHQFPEDSGPLSHPPRPDHFVEINNFYTATVYEKGAEINRMMATLLGKEKFRAGTDEYFKRHDGQAVTVEDWVAALTAGSGVDLSAFLTWYNQPGTPKLEAKGEYDALNQTYRLSFKQSLKPHPKYPNLKAVPIPVALALFNAETGEQYTLHSDALVENNVKDGVYLFDQLEASIELTGVTSQPVVSLLRNFSAPVNLVFNYTDEQLAFLMRYETNGFNQWQATQTLLERILLNGHDASIYIQAMKKTVPDVVEKDPLLASRLFDVPTEGYLGSRIDVEYNPDQIKQQRNALLDTLARELGSFCKETYLALDPAIQKDFSQAMGVRAIKNIMLSLIARQGDTDAFDFAYQQYQTTHNMSERLGALRVLVWNDAPQAKQALTDFYARFKDEPLSLDQWFMVQAAHPNATAQTIEALTQHPDYDLGTPNRIRSVSGGLSNNPANTWSFGVQHYIGLAKYLDEKNPILGSRLLQVLSRWYTLAEPQRSQVKNELEALKPLVKSKNVSETLNSMLSV, from the coding sequence ATGAATATCGCAGCAAATCCAGTGGTTGAAGCAGACCAAACTGTTTATTTAAAAGATTATCAAAAACCTACCTTTCTTGTTGAATCTATCAATTTAGATATACAGGTTTTTGCTGATCATACCAATGTGAATTCAACACTGGTCATGAAGCGTCAAACTCAAGGTGACTTGGTGCTTTTAGGGCGTGATTTAGAGTTGAAATCGATACAACTCAATGGTGAGCAACTTTCTAACTCACAATATGTGCTCGATTCTGAACAGTTGGTGATTAAGAATGCACCAGATCATGCCATTATTGAAACCTCTGTGGTGATCCATCCAGAAACCAATACTCAATTGGAAGGGCTTTATTTGGCGGGGGGTGATTTATTTGTTACTCAAAATGAGCCTGAAGGCTTCCGTAAAATTACCTTCTATCCTGACCGTCCAGATGTATTAGCAGAATTCACCACACGTGTTGAAGCTGACAAGAAATTTCCTGTGCTATTGGCAAATGGTAATTTGCTTGAAAAAGGCGAGGCTGGTGAAGGTCGTCATTATGCGATTTGGCAAGATCCAACCAAAAAACCTTCTTATCTATTTGCATGTGTGATAGGTGATTTAGCTGTTCTTAAGGGCTCATATGTCACTTCTGAAGGTCGAAATGTTGCTTTAGAAATTTATGCTGAAGAAAAAGATATTCCAAAATGTCATATCGCAATGGAAGCTTTGAAGCATTCTATGCGTTGGGATGAAGAACATTATGGTCGTCCGTATGATTTAGACAATTATATGATTGTGGCCACCAGCCAATTCAATATGGGCGCAATGGAAAATAAAGGTTTAAATATCTTCAATACCTCTTGTGTATTAGCAGATGAAGAATTCACGACAGATGCAGCAATTATGCGTGTACAGTCAGTCATTGCCCATGAATATTTCCATAACTGGACAGGGAATCGGATTACTTGTCGTGACTGGTTCCAATTGTGCTTAAAAGAAGGTTTAACCGTTTTCCGTGATCAGTCCTTCTCAGAAGATCTACAATCGGCTGCGGTACAACGGATTGATGATGTTGCAGTATTAAAAGCACATCAATTCCCTGAAGATTCAGGTCCATTGTCTCATCCGCCACGTCCGGATCATTTTGTTGAAATTAATAACTTCTATACTGCTACAGTGTATGAGAAAGGTGCAGAAATTAACCGCATGATGGCGACCTTGCTTGGAAAAGAAAAATTCCGTGCAGGTACAGATGAATACTTTAAACGCCATGATGGTCAAGCTGTAACAGTTGAAGACTGGGTTGCAGCACTCACAGCAGGTTCTGGTGTCGATTTATCAGCATTCTTAACATGGTATAACCAACCAGGCACACCAAAGCTTGAGGCAAAAGGTGAGTACGACGCACTAAATCAAACGTACCGTCTAAGCTTTAAACAAAGTTTAAAACCGCATCCAAAGTATCCAAACTTAAAAGCAGTGCCAATTCCTGTCGCTTTAGCATTATTCAATGCTGAAACAGGCGAACAATACACACTTCATTCAGATGCATTGGTAGAAAACAATGTCAAAGATGGTGTTTATTTATTTGATCAATTAGAGGCGAGTATTGAACTTACAGGTGTAACTTCTCAACCTGTGGTGTCTTTATTGCGTAATTTCTCAGCACCTGTAAATCTAGTTTTTAATTATACAGATGAGCAATTGGCGTTCCTGATGCGATATGAAACCAATGGCTTTAACCAATGGCAGGCAACTCAAACCTTATTGGAACGTATTTTACTCAATGGTCATGATGCATCAATTTATATTCAAGCCATGAAAAAAACAGTGCCAGATGTCGTTGAAAAAGATCCACTTTTGGCTTCACGTTTATTTGATGTGCCAACTGAAGGTTATTTGGGTAGTCGTATCGATGTTGAATACAACCCTGATCAAATCAAGCAACAACGTAATGCCTTGCTGGATACATTGGCACGTGAATTGGGTTCATTCTGTAAAGAGACGTATTTGGCACTGGATCCAGCAATACAAAAAGATTTCTCTCAAGCCATGGGTGTACGTGCTATTAAAAATATTATGCTCAGTTTGATTGCCCGACAAGGCGATACTGATGCTTTCGATTTTGCTTATCAGCAATATCAAACGACACATAATATGTCAGAGCGTTTAGGTGCATTGCGTGTCTTGGTATGGAATGATGCTCCCCAAGCGAAGCAAGCTTTAACTGATTTTTATGCACGCTTTAAGGATGAGCCTTTATCACTTGATCAATGGTTTATGGTGCAAGCAGCACATCCAAATGCGACAGCACAAACCATTGAGGCACTCACTCAACATCCAGACTATGATTTAGGTACACCAAATCGTATTCGCTCAGTGAGTGGTGGCTTGAGTAATAATCCTGCCAACACGTGGAGTTTTGGTGTTCAGCATTATATTGGTTTAGCAAAATACTTAGATGAGAAAAATCCAATTTTAGGTTCTCGTCTTCTTCAAGTCTTGTCACGTTGGTATACATTGGCAGAACCACAGCGATCACAAGTGAAAAATGAACTTGAGGCTTTAAAACCTTTAGTGAAATCTAAAAATGTGTCAGAAACCCTGAATAGTATGTTGAGTGTTTAA
- a CDS encoding IS982 family transposase has protein sequence MFNSTELFCLIDDFFLQFEATYWKFLKQDGKLSRIRVAQLSLSEIIFIAIWYKSSHFTNFKAFFTWLKEDKSYLFKYLPCYQRMIHLINMHQLALHALHVALMKGQETQYLWIDSTTLPVCKNQRIQRHKSLVQIASRGRSSMGWFYGCKLHIAMNQFGEITCSALSNGHVADIKMVEQLVDGLKGKIYGDRGYISQELKRRLQVQGIDLITYHRRNMESVQLSASDEYHLRQRNKIETLFSLLKGQYHLVTSKARSTYGFLSGIYASLCAYQLTHRNKPTIQIMESSA, from the coding sequence ATGTTCAATAGTACCGAATTATTCTGCTTAATTGATGACTTTTTTCTACAATTTGAAGCAACTTATTGGAAATTTCTCAAGCAAGATGGCAAACTTTCAAGAATCCGAGTTGCTCAACTCAGTCTTTCAGAAATTATCTTTATTGCTATTTGGTATAAATCCTCTCATTTCACTAATTTCAAAGCCTTTTTCACTTGGTTAAAAGAAGATAAAAGCTATTTATTTAAATACTTGCCTTGCTATCAAAGGATGATTCATCTGATCAATATGCACCAATTGGCTCTACACGCTTTGCATGTGGCGCTGATGAAAGGTCAAGAAACACAATATTTATGGATTGATTCAACAACTCTGCCAGTTTGTAAAAATCAACGTATTCAACGCCATAAATCATTAGTCCAAATTGCATCACGCGGTAGAAGCTCAATGGGTTGGTTCTATGGCTGTAAATTACATATTGCGATGAATCAATTTGGTGAAATTACCTGTTCTGCTTTATCGAATGGACATGTTGCTGACATAAAAATGGTTGAGCAATTAGTTGATGGCCTAAAAGGAAAAATTTACGGGGATCGAGGCTACATCAGCCAAGAATTAAAGCGCAGGCTGCAAGTTCAAGGTATTGACTTAATTACTTATCATCGGAGGAACATGGAATCTGTTCAACTCAGTGCATCAGATGAATATCACCTAAGGCAACGCAATAAGATAGAAACATTATTCAGCTTATTGAAAGGGCAATATCATTTAGTGACGAGTAAAGCACGTAGTACTTATGGATTTCTCAGCGGAATTTATGCTTCGTTATGTGCATATCAATTAACCCATCGAAATAAGCCAACGATTCAAATTATGGAGTCATCGGCTTAA
- the thiM gene encoding hydroxyethylthiazole kinase, which translates to MNHPELLSNSLSHEQLDTQVILQHVVNAWKQLQTQQPLVQCITNIVAANYAANILLAAGASPAMVDNPFEAESFTTISGALSINVGTPHTEQMQAMRISAQTAQRTDTPWVLDPVGYGAVLPWRTEMVNELLTYKPTVIRGNASEISTLAGDQNVESKGVDSTLKSADVYEHAKVLLEHCECVAISGESDYIISKEYNAVIQVNGGSHLQPKVTATGCALGALTAAYCAVTTPTIACIAAHVHFAIAGKLAFQKAQTVGSFNVAFLDHVHGLTDETIEQYGDVQVLT; encoded by the coding sequence ATGAATCATCCAGAACTATTATCCAATTCTTTATCGCATGAGCAATTAGATACTCAGGTGATTTTGCAACACGTCGTCAATGCTTGGAAACAATTACAGACTCAGCAACCTTTGGTGCAATGTATTACCAATATTGTTGCTGCTAATTATGCCGCGAATATTTTATTGGCTGCAGGTGCATCACCTGCCATGGTGGATAATCCTTTTGAGGCGGAGAGTTTTACCACCATTTCAGGGGCGCTCAGTATAAATGTAGGTACACCTCATACTGAACAGATGCAAGCCATGCGTATTTCTGCACAAACTGCCCAGCGCACAGATACCCCTTGGGTATTGGACCCTGTAGGATATGGCGCGGTATTGCCTTGGCGAACTGAAATGGTGAATGAGTTATTAACCTATAAACCAACTGTAATACGTGGCAATGCGTCTGAAATCAGCACACTTGCGGGTGATCAGAATGTTGAAAGCAAAGGCGTTGACAGTACTTTAAAGAGTGCAGATGTGTATGAACATGCTAAAGTGTTACTGGAACATTGTGAATGCGTGGCGATTTCTGGTGAATCTGACTACATTATTTCTAAAGAATATAATGCCGTAATTCAAGTCAATGGTGGTTCGCACTTGCAACCTAAAGTCACGGCAACTGGATGTGCCTTAGGTGCGTTAACTGCAGCATATTGTGCTGTAACCACCCCCACTATTGCGTGTATTGCGGCACATGTTCATTTTGCAATAGCTGGAAAATTGGCATTTCAGAAAGCACAAACTGTCGGCAGTTTTAATGTGGCATTTTTAGATCATGTCCATGGATTAACGGATGAAACTATTGAGCAGTATGGTGATGTGCAGGTTTTAACATAA
- a CDS encoding type II toxin-antitoxin system Phd/YefM family antitoxin, whose protein sequence is MHVFTYTDARNNLKSVLDKVIEDADVAVITRKEGSHAVVMGQEHYDSLMETLYLLSSPNNATRLNESIAQLRASQTKQKDLIEDDDS, encoded by the coding sequence ATGCACGTATTCACCTATACCGATGCACGTAACAATCTAAAATCGGTTTTAGACAAAGTTATTGAAGATGCAGATGTAGCTGTTATTACACGTAAAGAAGGTAGCCATGCTGTAGTGATGGGACAGGAACATTACGACAGTTTAATGGAAACCCTCTATTTACTTTCCTCTCCTAACAATGCAACACGCTTAAATGAATCCATAGCTCAGTTACGAGCGTCACAAACAAAACAAAAGGATTTAATTGAAGATGACGATTCGTAA
- a CDS encoding Txe/YoeB family addiction module toxin, which translates to MTIRNIEWTDHAWEEYVYWQTQDKKVLKRINALIKECQRTPFEGTGKPEPLKANLSGFWSRRIDEKHRLVYEVCDERISIVQCRFHY; encoded by the coding sequence ATGACGATTCGTAACATTGAATGGACTGATCATGCTTGGGAAGAATATGTCTACTGGCAGACACAGGATAAAAAGGTACTCAAGCGTATAAATGCTTTAATCAAAGAGTGTCAACGCACTCCATTTGAAGGAACAGGTAAACCAGAACCATTAAAGGCAAATCTATCAGGTTTCTGGAGTAGACGAATTGATGAAAAGCATAGATTGGTCTATGAGGTTTGTGATGAACGGATTAGTATTGTGCAATGTCGTTTCCATTATTAG